The DNA segment CCCTTCGATGCCGCCACCGGGCACGGCCACCTGTGCAACAAGCCGTACAGCGGCACCGACGTGATCAGCGATTACGGCAGGGAACATCTGAAAACCGGCGATCCCATCGTGTACACCAGCGGCGACAGCGTGTTCCAGATCGCCGCGCACACGGACGTGGTGCCGCTGGAAACACTGTACGAATGGTGCGAGGCCGCCCGCGCGCTGCTGCACGGTGAATTCGCCGTGGCCCGCGTGATCGCCCGGCCTTTCCGGGGCGAGTGGCCTTTCGAGCGCGAGAACGAACACCGCCGCGACTTCAGCCTGACGCCGCCGCAAACAGTGCTGGACACCATCAAAGATGCAGGCAAAGAGGTCATCGGCATCGGCAAGATTCCCGACATCTACGCCCATCAAGGTTTTACTGAAGAAATCCATACCGACAGCAACGCCGACGGCATCCGCAAGACCATCGAGCGGATGAAACAGGCGGGCAACGAGGGGACTGACGGCCTGATCTTCACCAACCTGGTGGATTTCGATTCCAGATTCGGCCACCGCCGCGATCCAGCGGGCTACAGCAACTGTCTGGCCGAATTCGACGCCGCGCTGCCCGAGATCATGGCCAGCGTGCCAGACGGCGGGGCGCTGATCATCACCAGTGACCACGGCAACGATCCCACCTGGACCGGCACCGATCACACCCGCGAGCACGGGCTGCTGCTGGTGCATAAGCCGGGGCTGGCGGGCGGTGTTGATTTAGGAGAGCGTGCCACCTTCGCCGACATCGGCGCGACTGTGGCCGAGGCGCTGGGCGCACAGTGGACGGGGCCGGGTGAGAGCTTCTGGTCAGCGTTGCAGTAGCCGTCGGGCTGGCAGGAGAGGCCGAAGCCTTCGGCCTGACGCTGACGCTGGGCGGTCGCTACGCCGGAGAGCAGGCGTGGACGGTCAGCCCGGAGCGCGGCGCGGTGGTGGTGCGGGTGCAGACCGATTTTGGAGGTGTGTTGCCGGACCTGCGGCGGGTGCAGACCAGTCGCCTTGATCCGCGCACGCTGACCAGCCTCAGCTATGCCGAGGGCGATGGGCGGGGAAAGGCGGCTTTCGAGACCACCTTTGATCGCCGCGCGGGTGTGGTCACGCTGCGGCAGGGCAAGGAGGAGGCCAGCACACCGCTGACCACCGATT comes from the Deinococcus sp. AJ005 genome and includes:
- a CDS encoding phosphopentomutase, translating into MLLTIIVLDSVGMGELPDAQAFGDVGSHTINHTLKAAPVKLPNLARLGLGHVPTVQTSPETVPDVPATGGYGRLREVSPGKDTSTGHWEFMGVQLEHAFQIFPDGFPPAVMDPFDAATGHGHLCNKPYSGTDVISDYGREHLKTGDPIVYTSGDSVFQIAAHTDVVPLETLYEWCEAARALLHGEFAVARVIARPFRGEWPFERENEHRRDFSLTPPQTVLDTIKDAGKEVIGIGKIPDIYAHQGFTEEIHTDSNADGIRKTIERMKQAGNEGTDGLIFTNLVDFDSRFGHRRDPAGYSNCLAEFDAALPEIMASVPDGGALIITSDHGNDPTWTGTDHTREHGLLLVHKPGLAGGVDLGERATFADIGATVAEALGAQWTGPGESFWSALQ